The following are encoded together in the Candidatus Methylomirabilis sp. genome:
- a CDS encoding ankyrin repeat domain-containing protein, giving the protein MGFFSSLFEGGGKLGKNLIDASKSGTAENVKSLLAQGADTNARDKHGWTPLMHASWHGRSEVVELLLAQGADVNATDQHSWTALMRASWKGHSGMAELLLAQGADPNVKDHNGVTPLMHAAGHGRSEVVELLLAQGADVHATDKDGWTALMHAAGHGRSGVVELLLAQGADVHATDKDGWTALMRASWNGHAGVVELLLSQGADPNVKDKNGGTALIRASWRGHSGVVEMLLNHDADANAMDYKGGTALIRASERGRSRIVGLLLNKGADVKVKDHSRQTARMYASSNGHSKVAELLDRHAIS; this is encoded by the coding sequence ACCGCCGAAAACGTCAAGAGCCTGTTAGCTCAAGGCGCAGATACGAACGCCCGTGATAAACATGGCTGGACTCCCCTGATGCATGCGTCCTGGCATGGACGTTCCGAAGTGGTAGAGCTATTGCTCGCTCAAGGGGCGGATGTGAATGCGACTGATCAACATAGCTGGACCGCCCTGATGCGGGCATCCTGGAAAGGGCATTCCGGAATGGCAGAGTTGCTGCTCGCTCAAGGGGCGGATCCGAACGTGAAGGATCATAATGGTGTGACTCCCCTGATGCATGCAGCCGGGCATGGACGTTCCGAAGTGGTAGAGCTGCTGCTCGCTCAAGGGGCTGATGTACATGCGACAGATAAAGACGGCTGGACCGCCCTGATGCATGCAGCCGGGCATGGGCGTTCCGGGGTGGTAGAGCTGCTGCTCGCTCAAGGGGCTGATGTACATGCGACAGATAAAGACGGCTGGACCGCCCTGATGCGGGCGTCCTGGAATGGGCATGCCGGGGTGGTAGAGCTGTTGCTCAGTCAAGGGGCGGATCCGAACGTGAAGGATAAGAATGGCGGAACTGCCCTGATACGTGCGTCTTGGAGAGGACATTCCGGGGTGGTAGAGATGCTGCTTAATCATGACGCTGATGCGAACGCAATGGATTATAAGGGCGGGACGGCCCTGATTCGCGCATCAGAGAGAGGACGTTCCAGGATTGTAGGGCTGCTGCTTAATAAAGGCGCTGACGTGAAAGTGAAAGATCATAGTCGTCAGACGGCCCGGATGTATGCGTCTTCCAATGGCCATTCTAAAGTTGCTGAACTGCTGGACAGGCACGCGATAAGCTAA
- a CDS encoding ankyrin repeat domain-containing protein, which yields MGFFSSLFESDRKPVDKLIEASKSGDAEKVKSLLAEGADVNVRDQDSVTALMSASGHGHSGVVELLLKHDAEINAIDKDGWTALMHASWHGHAEVVQILLKRGADLNAKARSGATALMRASEKGHSRVVGLLLNHDVDVDARANDGATALIRASWHGHAGVVGLLLNHGADVNARDHNRATALIRASWHGHTKVTELLLDKGADVNAKDNMNATAWMYASQNKLSKITELLDKHGAR from the coding sequence ATGGGTTTCTTCAGCTCATTATTTGAAAGTGACAGGAAGCCTGTTGATAAACTTATCGAGGCGTCTAAATCCGGAGACGCCGAAAAAGTAAAAAGCCTGTTGGCTGAAGGCGCTGACGTGAACGTGAGAGACCAGGATAGTGTGACCGCTCTGATGTCTGCATCCGGACATGGGCATTCCGGGGTGGTAGAGCTGCTGCTCAAGCACGACGCTGAGATAAACGCGATAGATAAAGACGGCTGGACGGCCCTGATGCATGCATCCTGGCATGGGCATGCCGAGGTTGTACAGATACTACTCAAGCGCGGGGCTGATCTGAACGCCAAGGCGCGCAGTGGTGCAACGGCCCTGATGCGTGCGTCTGAGAAAGGGCATTCCAGAGTTGTGGGGCTGCTGCTCAATCACGACGTTGATGTGGATGCCAGGGCGAATGATGGCGCGACCGCCTTGATACGCGCATCCTGGCATGGACATGCCGGGGTTGTGGGGCTGCTGCTCAATCACGGTGCTGATGTGAATGCAAGAGACCACAATCGCGCGACCGCCTTGATACGCGCATCCTGGCATGGGCATACCAAGGTGACAGAGCTGCTGCTCGATAAGGGCGCTGATGTGAACGCGAAGGATAATATGAATGCGACGGCCTGGATGTATGCCTCCCAGAATAAATTGTCTAAGATTACTGAACTGCTGGACAAACACGGGGCGCGCTAA
- a CDS encoding ankyrin repeat domain-containing protein, translating to MGFLSSLFGSGGKRGKRLIEASKSGDSDTVKRLLAEGADVNGTDGDGWTALIHASFYGQTDVAELLLNKGADVNAKDKNGGTALIRAAWKEHIRIVEMLLKRGAEVNVKDKDSFSALMRAAWNGRFGVIEMLLNAGAVIDAKDKFGLTALMRASLNGHTRIAELLLNKGADVNARDQHDGTALIQAAAHGHAEVAGLLLDRGADLNARDQYSRTALIRAAAHGHAEAAKLLLDRGADLNARDQHGWTALIRAAAHGHTGLAELLLSRGADLNTLDVEGGNALMRATLNGHTKMCELLKQYGAS from the coding sequence ATGGGTTTCCTGAGCTCATTATTTGGGAGTGGTGGGAAGCGTGGTAAAAGGCTCATTGAGGCGTCCAAATCCGGAGACAGCGACACAGTGAAGCGCCTGTTGGCTGAAGGCGCCGATGTGAATGGAACGGATGGGGATGGCTGGACAGCCCTGATACATGCGTCCTTCTACGGGCAGACCGATGTTGCAGAACTCCTCCTCAATAAAGGCGCTGATGTGAATGCGAAGGATAAGAATGGCGGAACGGCATTGATACGAGCGGCCTGGAAGGAGCATATCAGAATTGTGGAGATGCTGCTCAAAAGGGGCGCTGAGGTCAATGTGAAGGATAAGGATAGTTTCAGCGCGCTGATGCGTGCGGCATGGAATGGCCGCTTCGGGGTGATAGAGATGCTGCTCAATGCCGGGGCTGTCATCGATGCGAAAGACAAGTTTGGATTAACCGCCCTCATGCGCGCGTCGTTGAACGGACATACCAGGATTGCAGAGCTCCTGCTCAATAAAGGTGCGGATGTAAACGCGCGGGATCAACATGACGGGACAGCGCTGATACAGGCGGCTGCACATGGACATGCCGAGGTTGCAGGCCTCCTGCTCGATCGCGGTGCAGACCTAAACGCGCGGGATCAGTATAGCAGGACGGCGCTGATACGGGCGGCTGCGCACGGACATGCCGAGGCTGCGAAGCTCCTGCTCGATCGCGGTGCAGACCTAAACGCGCGGGATCAACATGGCTGGACGGCGCTGATACGGGCGGCTGCGCACGGACATACCGGGCTTGCAGAGCTCCTGCTCAGCCGCGGCGCGGATCTGAACACACTGGACGTTGAGGGCGGAAATGCCCTGATGCGGGCGACATTGAATGGGCATACGAAGATGTGCGAATTGTTGAAACAGTATGGAGCGAGCTGA
- a CDS encoding ankyrin repeat domain-containing protein, giving the protein MGLFGSLFEGGGKHGAKLIAASQSGESDKVKSLLAEGADVNAKDREGWTPLMHASWHGHAEVAELLLDRGADLNASDNNGGTALIRASWHGYAGIVERLLAKGADVNASDKDSFTALMYAAENGHAKVAELLLAKGADANVRANSGRTVLMMTCAEGYTGIVEALLNQGADVHAKDKSGWTPLMYASGKGHTGIAELLLAKGADVNAKDNNSVTALMRASVNGQAKVTELLLAKGADVNAKDNNSVTALMYASGKGHAKVAELLLTHGADVNVKATDGGTALEYAHWHGYDDVAQLLERHGAH; this is encoded by the coding sequence ATGGGTTTATTTGGCTCACTATTTGAGGGTGGTGGAAAGCATGGCGCAAAGCTCATCGCGGCGTCTCAATCCGGAGAGTCCGATAAAGTCAAGAGCCTGTTAGCTGAAGGCGCCGATGTGAATGCGAAGGATCGCGAAGGTTGGACACCTCTGATGCATGCGTCCTGGCATGGACATGCCGAGGTTGCAGAGTTGTTGCTCGATCGCGGCGCAGACCTGAACGCGAGTGACAATAATGGCGGGACGGCCCTCATACGCGCATCCTGGCACGGGTATGCCGGAATTGTAGAGCGGCTGCTCGCTAAAGGCGCCGATGTGAATGCGAGCGATAAGGACAGCTTTACGGCCCTGATGTATGCGGCCGAGAATGGGCATGCCAAGGTTGCGGAACTGCTGCTCGCTAAAGGCGCCGATGCGAACGTCAGGGCGAATAGTGGCCGGACGGTCCTGATGATGACGTGTGCGGAAGGATATACCGGAATCGTAGAGGCACTTCTCAACCAAGGCGCCGATGTGCATGCGAAGGACAAGAGCGGCTGGACGCCTCTGATGTATGCGTCCGGGAAGGGGCATACCGGAATCGCAGAGCTGCTGCTCGCGAAAGGCGCCGATGTGAATGCGAAGGATAATAATAGTGTAACGGCCCTGATGCGTGCGTCTGTGAATGGACAAGCCAAGGTTACAGAGCTGCTGCTCGCGAAAGGCGCCGATGTGAATGCGAAGGATAATAATAGTGTAACGGCCCTGATGTATGCGTCCGGGAAAGGGCATGCCAAGGTTGCAGAGTTACTGCTCACGCATGGCGCTGATGTGAACGTCAAGGCGACTGATGGCGGGACGGCCCTGGAGTATGCGCATTGGCATGGGTATGATGACGTTGCTCAACTGCTTGAGAGACACGGGGCGCACTGA
- a CDS encoding ankyrin repeat domain-containing protein: protein MGFFGSLFGGEGGNPADKLIEASKFGDIEKVKRLLAEGADVNARDTDGWTALTHASWYGHTRVVDLLLNKGADVHVRDNKGSSVLIHASWRGHVEVVKLLLNKGADVYVRNEDGGIAMMRASEKGHAGVVELLLNKGADVNARDKDGWTALMRASWYEHAPVVELLLNTGADANVRDQNGGTPLMHASKHGYAGVVELLLNRGVDVNAKAGNGVTALMYASEYGYAGVVELLLNKGADVNAKAGNGATALMLASGNGHARVVEALLTQGADVKAKDHDRQTARMYASAGGHAKLAELLQKHEMR from the coding sequence ATGGGTTTCTTCGGCTCATTATTTGGTGGGGAAGGTGGGAATCCTGCTGATAAGCTCATCGAGGCGTCAAAGTTCGGAGACATTGAAAAAGTCAAGCGCCTGCTGGCTGAAGGCGCCGATGTGAACGCGAGAGATACGGATGGCTGGACGGCCCTGACACATGCGTCCTGGTATGGGCATACTCGGGTTGTCGATCTGCTACTGAATAAAGGCGCCGATGTGCATGTAAGGGATAATAAAGGCTCTTCGGTGTTGATCCATGCGTCTTGGAGGGGGCATGTGGAGGTAGTGAAGCTGCTGCTGAATAAAGGGGCTGATGTGTATGTGCGGAATGAAGATGGCGGAATAGCCATGATGCGTGCGTCTGAGAAAGGGCATGCCGGGGTTGTGGAACTGCTGCTGAATAAAGGCGCCGATGTGAATGCGAGGGATAAAGACGGCTGGACGGCCCTGATGCGAGCATCCTGGTACGAGCATGCCCCTGTTGTGGAGCTGCTGCTGAATACAGGCGCTGATGCAAACGTAAGGGATCAGAATGGCGGAACACCCCTGATGCATGCGTCCAAGCACGGGTATGCCGGGGTTGTGGAGCTGCTGTTGAATAGAGGTGTTGATGTGAATGCCAAGGCGGGTAATGGTGTAACCGCCCTGATGTATGCATCTGAGTACGGGTATGCCGGGGTTGTGGAGCTGCTGTTGAATAAAGGTGCTGATGTGAATGCCAAGGCGGGTAATGGCGCGACTGCCCTGATGCTGGCGTCTGGGAATGGGCATGCCAGGGTTGTAGAGGCACTGCTCACTCAAGGCGCTGATGTGAAGGCGAAGGACCATGATCGCCAGACGGCCCGGATGTACGCCTCTGCTGGCGGGCATGCCAAGCTGGCTGAGCTGTTGCAGAAGCACGAGATGCGCTAA
- a CDS encoding ankyrin repeat domain-containing protein has protein sequence MGLFGQLFGAGGDKPASNLIDAAKYGEVDKVKSLLAEGADVNAKDLDGWTALMRASWRGDVGIAELLLNKDADVNAGDKQNWTALMHASENGHPEIAKLLLSKNADVNVRASNGATTLIIASANGHTEIVKLLLEKGPEVNAQANDGGTALMRSAANGHTDIVTLLLNKGADVNIRDRKGETPLMRTAAEGQLGLVTMLLEHGADVNAQAIKGETALMYAAWYGRMGVVKLLLSHGADVYLKDSVKNENARGYAYGNGHEDIALLLEKHAAQ, from the coding sequence ATGGGTCTCTTCGGACAATTATTTGGTGCGGGAGGTGACAAGCCCGCCAGCAACCTTATCGATGCGGCGAAATATGGAGAGGTTGATAAAGTCAAGAGCCTGTTAGCTGAAGGCGCCGATGTGAACGCGAAGGATCTGGATGGCTGGACGGCTCTGATGCGTGCATCTTGGCGTGGGGATGTGGGGATTGCAGAGCTGCTGCTCAATAAGGACGCCGATGTGAACGCGGGTGATAAACAGAACTGGACAGCCCTGATGCATGCGTCTGAGAATGGACATCCAGAGATTGCAAAGCTGCTTCTCAGTAAGAACGCTGATGTGAATGTCAGGGCGAGCAATGGCGCAACGACCCTGATCATCGCGTCTGCCAACGGCCATACCGAGATCGTCAAACTTCTGCTCGAGAAGGGGCCCGAAGTGAACGCGCAGGCGAATGATGGCGGGACGGCTCTGATGCGTTCGGCTGCGAACGGGCATACCGATATTGTCACACTGCTGCTCAATAAAGGCGCGGATGTCAACATTAGGGATCGAAAAGGCGAGACGCCGCTGATGCGTACCGCTGCGGAAGGGCAGTTGGGGCTTGTTACGATGCTGCTCGAGCACGGGGCTGATGTGAACGCGCAGGCGATTAAAGGCGAGACAGCCCTGATGTATGCGGCGTGGTATGGGCGTATGGGGGTTGTTAAGCTGCTGCTCAGTCACGGCGCTGATGTGTATCTCAAGGATAGCGTCAAGAATGAGAACGCCAGAGGGTATGCGTACGGGAACGGACATGAGGACATCGCGCTGCTGCTGGAGAAGCACGCGGCGCAATGA
- a CDS encoding FAD-dependent oxidoreductase has product MPEDLSPKYQVTIPNHAYWRQQIKCQDACPVHTDARGYVSAIADGDPERAYIIAREPNPFASICGRVCAAPCEAACRRGDLDAPVAIRALKRFVTERYGVEAPLRADRARPPIEATGLHLVEASPSVREIRNAEDATALRRVGRCGHAGTGKRVAVVGSGVAGLTCAHDLALLGYRVTVFEKQTVPGGMLMLGVPEYRLPRDLVRAEIQAILDLGVELKTNAAIGRDFALADLRAQGFEATFLAVGCHKARGLPIEGTELDGVFRAVEFLLNINLGFKVDLGRRVIVVGGGDVAMDAARTAAREMAGVDLVGAMREAMDVAREAVRTGASEVRVVCLESWEEMPAQRFEIEEALAEGLTIFPRLGPKRIVGREGKAVGLETIRVSRVFDEQRRFSPQFVEGTEQVMSADSIILAIGQAPDLAFLNPEDGVAVTPRQTIQVDPATLATSAPGVYAGGDAAFGPRIFIEGVANGHRAARSIHEYLSGRRLAPSTLEEWVRLDHGRQVLRGEAGTEPALPRVYPGYRATPRHEPPGLPIDRRIGIAEVELKYPDPEAQAQARRCVRCGIHTIFDGTKCILCGGCVDVCPEYCLRMVPIDRLAGDDAVTSLAESFIGSPQSATPVAASVATAMLMDATRCIRCALCAMRCPTGAISMEAFRYAETWILA; this is encoded by the coding sequence ATGCCCGAGGACCTCAGTCCGAAGTATCAGGTCACCATCCCGAACCACGCTTACTGGCGCCAACAGATCAAGTGCCAGGACGCCTGCCCCGTGCACACGGACGCCCGCGGCTACGTGAGCGCCATCGCCGACGGCGATCCCGAGCGGGCCTACATCATCGCCCGCGAGCCGAATCCCTTCGCCTCGATTTGCGGCCGGGTGTGCGCCGCGCCCTGCGAGGCCGCCTGCCGCCGGGGCGACCTCGACGCGCCCGTCGCCATCCGCGCCCTTAAGCGCTTCGTGACCGAGCGCTACGGCGTGGAGGCCCCGCTGCGGGCCGACCGGGCCCGCCCGCCGATCGAGGCGACGGGCCTCCACCTGGTGGAGGCGAGCCCGAGCGTCCGGGAGATCCGGAATGCCGAGGACGCCACCGCCCTGCGGCGAGTCGGCCGGTGTGGGCACGCGGGGACGGGCAAGCGCGTGGCCGTGGTCGGCTCAGGGGTGGCGGGCCTGACCTGCGCGCACGACCTGGCCCTGCTCGGGTATCGGGTGACGGTCTTCGAAAAGCAGACGGTCCCCGGTGGGATGCTCATGCTCGGCGTCCCCGAGTACCGCCTTCCCCGGGACCTGGTGCGGGCGGAGATCCAGGCCATCCTCGACCTGGGTGTGGAGTTGAAGACGAACGCGGCCATCGGACGGGACTTCGCGCTGGCCGACCTGCGGGCCCAGGGTTTTGAGGCCACGTTTCTGGCCGTCGGGTGTCACAAGGCGCGTGGGCTGCCGATCGAAGGAACCGAACTGGACGGGGTCTTTCGGGCGGTGGAGTTCCTCCTCAATATCAACCTCGGCTTCAAGGTTGACCTGGGCCGGCGCGTGATCGTGGTGGGCGGCGGGGACGTGGCCATGGACGCGGCTCGCACCGCCGCCCGCGAGATGGCCGGGGTAGATCTCGTCGGGGCCATGCGCGAGGCCATGGACGTTGCCCGCGAGGCAGTCCGAACGGGCGCCAGTGAGGTGCGGGTCGTCTGCCTCGAGTCCTGGGAGGAGATGCCGGCCCAGCGCTTCGAGATCGAGGAGGCTCTGGCGGAGGGGCTGACCATCTTCCCGCGCCTCGGACCGAAGCGCATCGTGGGTCGGGAGGGCAAGGCGGTCGGCTTGGAGACAATTCGCGTAAGCCGGGTCTTCGACGAGCAGCGACGCTTCAGCCCCCAGTTCGTGGAAGGGACGGAGCAAGTGATGTCCGCCGACTCGATCATCCTGGCCATCGGGCAGGCGCCGGACCTGGCCTTCCTTAATCCGGAGGATGGCGTCGCAGTCACCCCCCGCCAGACGATCCAGGTGGACCCGGCCACGCTGGCCACCAGCGCGCCCGGGGTGTACGCCGGCGGCGATGCGGCGTTCGGCCCGCGCATTTTCATCGAGGGTGTCGCCAACGGACATCGCGCAGCCCGCTCCATCCACGAATATCTGAGCGGCCGGCGTCTCGCCCCCTCGACCCTGGAGGAGTGGGTCCGCCTCGATCACGGCCGCCAGGTCCTGCGGGGAGAGGCCGGGACCGAGCCGGCCTTACCGCGCGTGTATCCCGGCTACCGGGCGACGCCGCGCCACGAACCGCCAGGCCTGCCCATCGACCGACGCATCGGGATCGCCGAAGTGGAGCTGAAGTACCCGGACCCCGAAGCGCAGGCTCAGGCACGGCGCTGCGTCCGGTGCGGGATCCACACGATCTTCGACGGCACAAAGTGCATCCTGTGCGGCGGGTGCGTGGATGTCTGTCCTGAGTACTGCCTGCGCATGGTGCCTATAGATCGGCTCGCCGGCGACGACGCCGTGACGTCCCTCGCTGAATCCTTCATCGGCTCTCCACAATCCGCAACCCCCGTCGCGGCCTCAGTCGCGACCGCGATGCTCATGGATGCGACCCGCTGCATCCGCTGCGCCCTGTGCGCGATGCGGTGTCCCACGGGCGCCATCAGCATGGAGGCGTTTCGCTATGCCGAAACCTGGATCCTCGCCTGA
- a CDS encoding Rieske (2Fe-2S) protein, giving the protein MPKPGSSPESRDNSPDEGRISRRVLLGTGWCGFLLSIVGPALANIRFLFPNVVYEGPTLLKVGRPEDYASGTITFLDEQRLFIMRDAEGLRALSAICTHLRCTTGPFVPPTAEWREAHSRCPCHGSVFAKDGRVLQGPAPRPLDFYRVSLAPDGRLVVDTAAVVDKGDVLKV; this is encoded by the coding sequence ATGCCGAAACCTGGATCCTCGCCTGAGTCGAGAGACAACAGTCCGGACGAGGGGCGGATCTCGCGCCGAGTCCTGCTGGGGACAGGCTGGTGCGGGTTCCTGCTGTCCATCGTGGGCCCTGCCCTGGCCAACATCCGCTTCCTCTTCCCCAACGTGGTGTACGAAGGCCCCACACTGCTCAAGGTGGGACGCCCGGAGGACTACGCGTCGGGAACGATCACGTTCCTGGATGAGCAACGGCTCTTCATCATGCGAGACGCCGAGGGGCTCCGAGCGCTGTCGGCCATCTGCACGCACTTGCGGTGCACCACCGGGCCCTTCGTGCCGCCGACCGCCGAGTGGAGGGAGGCCCACTCGCGCTGCCCGTGCCACGGCAGCGTCTTCGCCAAGGACGGCCGGGTCCTCCAGGGACCGGCCCCACGGCCCCTCGATTTCTATCGGGTTAGCCTCGCCCCGGACGGCCGCCTCGTGGTCGACACGGCCGCCGTCGTGGACAAGGGGGATGTCCTGAAGGTGTAG
- a CDS encoding cytochrome b N-terminal domain-containing protein encodes MMTDGWTSGIIGRVTASRLWKSVFRHGYPATDLDRMATMFTNFFLHLLPAKVHPNSLRLTYTWALGMVTFYLMVILFVTGFLLMFFYIPVTDLAYHNMKDLQFAVSFGLLLRNMHRWAAHGMVALVFLHMSRVFYTASYRPPREFNWILGVLLWLVTLFLSFTGYLLPWDQLAFWAITVGTSIAGYPPWIGETIRTLMLGGHQVGQGALLRFYVLHVAILPAVLCLLVAIHFWRVRKDGGLSRPEGPAPKRTAILGAEGRFVPGPQKTYTLMEVVRGTSPMVGAQRPEDEVPAWPHLLFRLVVLFQVVLGVVVLLAIFFDAPLEELANPTHPPNPAKAPWYFLGLQELVSYSALVGGVVIPGLLVLGLMGIPYIDRAREGEGIWFTSARGKRIAAWSFVGTIPYTMGLLFLNARFGVRRFSPEAPQGVVDLLNPATLLLAAIVAFSVIVGWRTGSRRMAAIALFSAFVSAYVLLMIIGTCFRGPNWDWALPWR; translated from the coding sequence ATGATGACAGACGGATGGACGAGCGGGATTATCGGTCGCGTGACTGCGAGCCGGCTGTGGAAGTCGGTCTTTCGGCACGGCTATCCGGCCACGGATCTGGACCGGATGGCCACCATGTTCACCAACTTCTTCCTCCACCTCCTCCCGGCCAAGGTCCATCCGAACAGCCTACGCCTCACCTACACCTGGGCTCTGGGGATGGTCACCTTCTACCTCATGGTCATCCTGTTCGTGACCGGCTTTCTCCTGATGTTCTTTTACATCCCGGTCACGGACCTGGCCTACCACAACATGAAGGACCTCCAGTTCGCCGTCTCCTTCGGCCTCCTCCTTCGCAACATGCACCGCTGGGCGGCCCACGGGATGGTGGCGCTGGTATTCCTCCACATGAGCCGCGTCTTCTACACAGCCTCGTACCGCCCGCCTCGAGAGTTCAACTGGATCCTGGGTGTCCTCCTCTGGCTGGTGACGCTGTTCCTCAGCTTCACGGGGTACCTCCTCCCGTGGGACCAGCTCGCCTTCTGGGCCATCACCGTGGGTACGAGCATCGCCGGCTACCCCCCCTGGATCGGAGAGACCATCCGGACCCTGATGCTCGGCGGCCATCAGGTCGGCCAGGGCGCCCTGCTGCGCTTCTATGTGCTCCACGTCGCGATCCTTCCCGCGGTGCTCTGCCTCCTGGTGGCGATCCACTTCTGGCGGGTGCGGAAGGACGGCGGCCTTTCTCGGCCGGAGGGCCCGGCGCCGAAGCGCACCGCCATCCTGGGCGCCGAGGGGCGGTTCGTCCCTGGGCCTCAGAAGACCTATACCTTGATGGAGGTCGTGCGCGGAACCTCGCCGATGGTGGGGGCACAGAGGCCGGAGGACGAGGTCCCCGCCTGGCCCCACCTCCTCTTCCGGTTGGTCGTTCTCTTCCAGGTCGTGCTGGGCGTTGTCGTCCTCCTGGCCATCTTTTTTGACGCTCCCCTGGAAGAACTGGCCAACCCCACGCACCCGCCGAACCCGGCCAAGGCGCCTTGGTACTTCCTGGGCCTGCAGGAGCTGGTAAGCTACTCGGCCCTGGTGGGGGGCGTGGTGATCCCCGGCCTCCTGGTCCTGGGTCTGATGGGCATCCCGTACATCGACCGTGCGCGGGAGGGGGAGGGGATATGGTTCACGTCGGCCAGGGGGAAGCGGATCGCGGCATGGTCTTTCGTGGGAACGATCCCGTACACCATGGGCCTCCTGTTCCTGAACGCTCGCTTCGGCGTGCGGCGATTCTCCCCCGAAGCCCCGCAGGGGGTCGTGGACCTGCTCAACCCGGCCACGCTGCTCCTGGCTGCCATCGTCGCCTTCTCGGTCATCGTCGGCTGGCGTACCGGCTCGCGCCGGATGGCGGCCATCGCCCTCTTCTCGGCCTTTGTCTCGGCCTACGTGCTCCTAATGATCATCGGGACGTGCTTTCGCGGTCCAAACTGGGACTGGGCGCTGCCATGGCGTTGA
- a CDS encoding cbb3-type cytochrome c oxidase subunit II — protein sequence MSRRWVWAFAVLGVFNGLLFLVALWRDYDRDWKRYQTAFFALEGRKARTAREEEAVKARRHEFIQVAVAGTARVDRCMMCHLGIEDQRFADAPQPFRTHPEIPRHPFERFGCTVCHGGQDMATTKADAHGRVPFWGEPLLEEEYRQAACGGCHLGADVPGAPLLAQGRQLYPQQPCVGCHRIRGVGGVVGPDLTFVGSRKHDPEWYLRHFKDPQATVPGSTMPSFKHLPEAELKALTVYMLSLREMPSALLPAPRTAAASETR from the coding sequence ATGAGCCGGCGCTGGGTGTGGGCCTTCGCTGTGTTGGGCGTCTTCAACGGGCTCCTCTTTTTAGTTGCCCTCTGGCGCGACTATGACCGGGATTGGAAGCGCTACCAGACGGCCTTCTTCGCCCTCGAGGGCCGCAAGGCGCGGACGGCCCGGGAGGAAGAGGCCGTGAAGGCCCGCCGGCACGAGTTCATCCAGGTCGCCGTGGCGGGGACCGCGAGGGTGGACCGGTGCATGATGTGCCACCTCGGCATCGAGGATCAGCGGTTTGCCGACGCGCCGCAGCCGTTCCGGACCCACCCGGAGATCCCGAGACATCCCTTCGAACGCTTCGGGTGTACCGTCTGCCACGGGGGGCAGGACATGGCCACCACGAAGGCCGATGCCCACGGGCGCGTCCCGTTTTGGGGGGAGCCGCTGCTGGAGGAGGAGTACCGCCAGGCTGCCTGCGGTGGCTGCCACCTCGGCGCCGACGTACCGGGCGCGCCGCTGCTGGCGCAGGGGCGGCAACTCTACCCCCAGCAGCCCTGCGTCGGGTGCCACCGGATCCGTGGCGTGGGCGGGGTGGTCGGGCCAGACCTCACGTTCGTGGGGAGCCGCAAGCACGACCCCGAATGGTACCTGCGACACTTCAAGGATCCGCAGGCCACGGTGCCTGGCTCGACCATGCCCTCCTTCAAACACCTGCCGGAGGCGGAGTTGAAGGCGTTGACGGTCTACATGCTGAGCCTGCGCGAGATGCCGTCGGCCCTCCTTCCGGCGCCCAGGACAGCGGCAGCCTCTGAGACGCGATGA
- a CDS encoding type II toxin-antitoxin system PemK/MazF family toxin, producing the protein MKRGEVYWASLSPRSGSEQQGARPVIVVSHDAFNQTPGWRSVIVVPVSTAGSQARRGPTAVSLPAGTGGLKKDSVALCHQVTTLDRSKLTSLAGVLPPELLAQVGDGLRIAQDLP; encoded by the coding sequence GTGAAGCGAGGCGAGGTGTATTGGGCCAGCCTTTCCCCACGGTCCGGATCCGAACAACAAGGCGCTCGGCCGGTCATCGTCGTGTCGCACGATGCGTTCAACCAGACCCCAGGGTGGCGATCCGTCATTGTGGTCCCCGTTTCCACAGCCGGCTCCCAGGCGCGACGTGGACCGACCGCCGTATCGCTCCCGGCAGGAACAGGCGGCCTGAAGAAAGATAGCGTCGCGCTTTGCCACCAAGTAACGACGCTTGATCGAAGCAAGTTGACCTCGCTTGCCGGGGTACTTCCACCCGAACTCCTCGCCCAAGTCGGCGACGGTTTAAGAATCGCACAGGATCTGCCGTAG
- a CDS encoding NAD-dependent epimerase/dehydratase family protein — MSGLVLVTGVTGYVGGRLWRRIEADGRGVRCLGRLAQIVV; from the coding sequence ATGAGCGGTCTCGTTCTCGTCACGGGCGTCACTGGCTATGTCGGGGGACGACTCTGGCGCCGGATCGAAGCGGATGGCCGCGGGGTGCGCTGCCTCGGGCGGCTCGCCCAAATCGTTGTATGA